DNA from Coffea arabica cultivar ET-39 chromosome 10c, Coffea Arabica ET-39 HiFi, whole genome shotgun sequence:
gccctaatattgccgctccccggcaacAGATTTACAAGAGTAATAATGGCCAAATTTCCGTGGCATTGCAGACGTTACAGTGGAGTAAAAAATTCAAGAGGCTGATAATAAATTTCCATAGATGGCCAAATTTCCGTGGCATTGCAGACGTTAACATGGAGTAAAAAATTCAAGAGGCTGATAATAAATTTTCATAGAAACAACAGATTCGAAATAATGATTCTAGACCAGTTCAGTTCAATAACATCTGCTCCATCAAGCATATCAACTTAGAATTTCAAAACGGGAGAAATCTCTCTTGCCTGAAGAATTCAAGTTATAAAGCTCATGttgaattattaatatattAGTAATTCTCACCCACACAGAGTAGCAATCACAACATACAAATTTctctttgacatttcaccaaacaTCTTATATGCATTCACAAATTAATCACATTTAACTTAAACGCCTGGTCTTAAGTCTATTCCTAGATGTTTCACATGGCTATTAAGCATATTTTACCCGTAGACAATCAAAACTACAACCATTTCCTAGATGTTTCAACGGACATTTTCGGCCccaaaattgcaataaaattttcaaattcttaGCCTTGATTACCCAAGAAAATCTtgacaaataaaacaaatgaaatataaataaattatagcAATATAATCAAACGATTTCAAGAGAACATGATGATCTAACCTCGTCACTGCTATTTTTCATATGCTCTTTGGCTGGCTACCACCGTCGCTAATTCTTTTGTTGTGTCTGCATATGGCAGCACTCAAACCCAACCGAACGATGAGAAAGGATAGAGGGAAAGTGTGAactaaagatgaaaattttgaagtgagAAAATTTATTCAATTGTAACAAAGAAAAAGTGTGGACCAAAGTGGAAACCTTTGCCTGGGAATTCAATCGTATCATTGGAACTGAGAACTGAATAAGAAGAAGGTAGATGACTTTAAAGAGAAAGGTGATACCCAAAACCGTTTTCAGGAAccaaaaaccatttttttttacttaagtatgtacattttttacttttagtattagtaagtttaatttaaacataagtaaattttgtcaaataataagtaaattaaattactcAAGGTGTAAATTTCTGTTTCTGACTAAAACTTATCTCTCAGGCATATacttactagttttaattaaaaacttactaaagttaatattaattattttaatataacATTTAAAAAGTCACTAAAAGATTTGATCTGTCACTAAAGGTAATAGAAACCTGTAATAGCAGGTTTTCCTAATATCGTTATCATAACTATAGGCACTCTAGCACTGTCCATATTCTGTATAggcaaaacaagaaaaggttGGGTTTCTCTTTTTCCGCTTTTCACACAAGTGGTAGAGTAAATACACATGTTTAACGTATAAAACTAAGCAGAAGATTTTATCCTCTTTGCTCATAGCAGCTAGGTCCCTGATACGAGTAAGAAAGAAAGGGGGAGAGACATTTTCCCCAATCCCCAGTTGTTTGTCAGCCACAATCCTACGTGGCCTGCAATATGACCAGTTAAAGCAATCGATGGCCGCGACCGGATAAGAAATCGATAAGGCAGTAAGGCACAGAGCTTGACAACCCTCAGATGGATTCATCAGTCAATCCAACGGACACAGATCCCCATGAGAGATAATCCCTTGCACCCCAAAATCTCTCTATTTCTCCATCAGCAATTGCATTTGCGGGCTCTATATGTTATGGAACTTATGTACCATCTAGAATTCTACATAATGTTCTATTAAAAATGTTTTACATtccaatcaaaccaaaatttgtTATTAGGGCCAATAGTTCATTACTTTACGTTAATTTTTTGTCGGTAACGAAAATTAACCGGTAGAATGGCCATATTCATATCACTGGCCATCACTTCACCGTGACCATGCAACTTTTTAAACATATTGCATGATTTCTAAGTAGGCCTGTTAGACCTGGACTAATTAATCCATTATTTTCCCCACGCATTATCTCAAGATTCATCCCATGTTTCGTCCCTTTCAACGTCTATTTCCTCCTCTATCTATCATGATAGTAGCATAAAGAGAAGAACACGGTGCTTGATGCCTTTCCTGATGCGCGCACAATGACTTTTCAATCAAATACATATTAATCATTAGATTCCCACAAAGGGCATTTAAGTGCCTATAAACTCAAAGCTACCAGGCTTCGACAGTCGCAACCAATTACAAAAATCTATTGCCAGTCAGTCTTGCTCGCGTCCTAGCTCCTTAAGGAAAAAATGGCCGCCGTCGGAGCCAGCGACAACATCAACATTTCTGAAATCACAGCCAACAGTAATATTCTATACatattctttaaaaattcacGCATTAGATTTATAGTTCGATTGCATTGCATGTTTATATTCTTTTTAAATAAAAGAGTGGTTTTTATGCTGTTTGGATTAAAACGGGCTTTGCTCCTTGATGGAAAACAGTGAAAGCGGAGGGAGTCCAGTCCCCTGAGATGGAAGCTATAGTGAAGGCACTTTCAGACGACACGATATGGAAAACAATCGAGGGATTCAAGGGCAAGGACATGAGCACTCAGGAGAAAATGATTGTATGTATGACTAGTTAGACCTATTTTTTCCTTCCCCCCCAATTTATATGCctctattagttttttttttttttttgaatgcttacAATTAAATTCGCACATGCATAACAGTTTTTAATTGATTCGTTAGCAGCAGGCAATTTGTTTTCCAATGCTGATTCTGCAAGTTCTTAATTTTCATACATTTGAGTACCGAAAAAGTGCCATATAAACTTTGCATTCTGCATTGACTGgttttaacaaatttttttttaaaaaaaaaattcatgcacAGTAGCTATAGATAGTGTGAAATTCTTTATTTGAATACAAAAATGATTGAATTTTGAGGCCATAATAGGACCTTACAAAAAGCTTGTAtggaaacttttgaaaaagtAAAAGGAGTTGCAATTGAAAGTAGTTTAGTTTGTACATTCTTAAATTGCTTATGcaatttattactattattttcttaaattgtaatGTAGTTTCATATTAGTTGATTGAATTTAGTTTTCTGGCTGTTTGTTTGAAAAGAAATCCAATTAACTTTTTGTAATCTCAAAGACTCTTTTTAATTTgtgtgttttttcctttttaactaAATAAGAAATGTTTGTTTGGGGTTTACACTTTACAGAACAACATGATGGCCAGTGGTGGTCTAGCTCAACTCGGCATTCCTGTTCCAGAGCCGGTGAACCCAGATGACCCTCACGTGATCACGATCGCAAAATTTGCAGTGGAAAAGCAGAACGAGAATGCCGGGACAAGCCTGGTTTTCATCCAAGTGAATGGAGGCCTGCAGTGGAAAATTGTCATTGGCACTCTCTATATCCTTTTCCTTACAACTCAGGATTCTAAGGGCACATACACCGATCATGCAGTGGTTTTTGAGACCTTTTTGGGTCAGAAGTACCTCTTCTGGTACAAGCATTAATCAAGCATCACTGCCCGTCCTGATCGATCAATTGAGGATGACTAATGTACTCTATTAACTACGTACTTTTAATTATGTGGTGTCTGTGGTGTGGTTTGATTATATGCATGCAATGGATGTTTTAAACGATGGGTGCACTTCTGACATGCAGGCCATATTTGAGCTACTGCAATCAATTATTTGGCCGTCCTCCATTTATGTTCCATTGGATCATGGTAAAACTTGTCTCCTACTATATGCTTTGTTTGATTTACGGTGGAGCAGAGATCATGAGATCAAATACAATACACAAATCGTTCAAGCaatcaagaagaaaacaaaatctTGTGGGCAATGCTGATGGAAAATATATGTTGAACTCATTCACCATTCGGTTTTCTAGCCGTGAATAGTGATTAAAAACTCTTGAAATTTAAGTACGGGTTTTTCTTACGAGTGCTCATTGACACTCGTTAACACAACTAATATACTTTTCCTCCCTTGCATTTGTATacttttcttatttaattttatctatcgtcttttgtatttatttactttctctaattaatcttacattttcaaaaatataacacCTGACATATATCTTAGGACACTCGTTAGACAGACCTTTTAAGTACATATGCAACTCATTTATACATGTTGGTAATACTGTTAATGAAGTTAGTATGAATTTAATTACATACACGGACAAATTAATTGTATATGAGAATCTAGCAACTGTAACCAAAAAAAGATTACCGGTTAATGATTGTGAAGTATTGGCTATACGGAGCTATGTTATAATGAGGGTGGGCAATTGCCCCCTACCCCTCAATAGTTGGGTGATATTTTGCCTAAGTTTCAATAGTTGCCTCCCTTACAGTAAAAGAAATGGAGGACAAATATGTAAAGCCTATTCATTTGCATTTAATGGATAAAGAATAAAGGGGTTTACTTTCAATATAACCCTAGTAAGATCAACAATGTAACTTCCTACTTTCTAGAAGAACTAATGTGATCATGTAACTTATTTGTAGAAGAAAATCAAGGAATAATTAAGAGAACAAAagtatttatcaaaaaaaaaaaaaaagaagagagagtgaACAAAAGTAATGCATTCTAAATTATAATATTCTGATTAGAATTCAAATTACCAAAGATAGATAGAGTTACTGTAAGTTAAACTCAAACCAAAGGCTTCTCCTAAAAAATCAACAAATTTCTATCTATGAAACTTTTTCATGAATTACAAGGATAGTAAACAAATTGTAACATATTATATATTAACTTAATCTTTTTCAAGACATTGTcaatattcttcttctttttttatagtatttttaatgaaattatttttaggtatttcatttttttaattgatttaaaaACAAAGCTGTACTTCAATTACTGCTAATTTACTATGTTTAGTTAAGTAAAACATGCATATATTTTTTAATGTTCATGCTTGCATGAGTTAATTTACATAACAATTTATTCTTTTCAAAACATAAGTACTCGTCAAAGACAATTGTGAATATTATTTATTAATGTCGAagtaggagattatttgaaaaaattatttataataACTTTTGTAATGTAATGTGTGAGAATTAAAAGGTGATTATGAATATTGATGCAAGCAAAATGatgtttgaaaattatttgatattttaacaCACATAGTTTTATTGTTGTTTTAGGTATGGATTTAACTGCATTAAGTGTTAACATTTTTCTTTGGTTCAAAACATTTGCATTTCATCTAAATTGTACTActcattattattttatttagttTAATTAACAACATGTGTTGAAATATTTTAGTACACAAATTTTGCCACTCCAACCCAGGGTCCTAACTCTGCCACTGCTATAATTCCATCCCAATGAATTCATTTTAATAAGCTTGTATCCAGACTTTATATGAAGTTTATTTCTTGTTGATTGCTTATCAGAAAAGGCAAATTTGCGGAGACATAACATTGGAGGCTTaaacttgaaattttcctttgttGATCGATAAGAAAAGCAacttaaaatgaagaaagtttattAGTTTGCTATTTTTTCACAGTAACTCCAGTGCACAAACACTAATACAAACTGAAGTGGGAACAattaaatttgttttcaaaCTTGTCGAAAGGTTTCAACTCCCCCCGGGGAGGGGGCTATGGGGTGGGGGTGGGGTGGGTGGTGTTATGCTTGAGGGATTGTGTGTTAACAAGGAAAGACGCCAACGGACGTTAATTGTTATGTTCAATTGTGGACTGGATCTCCACAATTATGTTAAATAGGGAAAAAGCTTCTAAAGTTAACGACCCTATACTTCTTTGGATGATTAGgtcacttttctcttttttttttttttttgataataaaaagtTTGCGTGATTTTGACTCTAATCACCACTATGAGTTAGGGTATATCTGCGTGATTATAAGTCGCTTACAAAGGTTCTTACGGATCGATCACCAACATAACTCTCACATCAATTTTATGATTTGAACACACGACCTTTTATGAGAATGTGGCCCGTTCTTATCAATTGAACCCACTTTTATGCAATGGACTAGCGGGATTCGAACACACGAccatttgattatttttcaaTAGTAAGGACTCTATAAGTTGACATTCTATAAAGTGTGTTTTAGCGAATTATACATGACTACATATGAATTATCTATACTGTATATAAAGTGGGAATCATGAATTTTGGCGTAAACgttttttttaatcactttttgaaCTTTTATTTTATAGATATCAAATCGCAGGTAGAGGCATATTAAGTCGGGTTTCGTAGAATTTGGCAATTGATTACCAAAAGGCACATGTGGAACTTTCATTGCCACTGAAATAGTAAACTAAGCCTGCGCTTATCTTAATTAAcattattgttttaatttacttTCACAATATCGTCCAAACCTTCATTTATCCTATTAGCATTATTTCGATTTGCTTTCATTCATCTTAGACAGGACTAACCCACAGTAATTGAAACTTACTCGTAAGAAACTTCTGTCATTTCGACTTTCTCGATTGTTTAGAATTTCATGACCCTATAATACCATTTCCGCATTGCATCCTACATTAAGTACCTGTATTTGTTACTCcttaagcagcattttagtttttcttttgggGTTAAAGAAGGGGAGGAACGAGAATTAAGAAGCGGGACGGGGAGATGAGGGAAGGGAGATTTGAACCCAAAGACATTAATTCTTAGGGCATCCACAATGCTATCACACATTGTGGAATGTAATCTACATGTCACATCAACATTCCACTTTCTCCTCTTTTATTATACTTTCACTCATAATGGATTACACTTCACAAGGTGTAAAAACATGGGTCcacaattaaatcaaatatttattttaataatgcataactcatatcccataaataaataaagtaatttttaaaaataattttgttatttttaaaaaataaagtactaGCTTTCATTAAAGTTTTtaccttttgaattttttgaaaattaccCACAATGCTACAATTAGAAATTGTGAGCCAAGCACTTGCAAGCATCTTATCATCATCCACACTCCATGGAACGCATTTATAATCAGATTCTTCCATTGACTCATTGATGAGAGTAATGTTATCCACCCGATGTTGTGTTGAATATGGTGGAAATTGAGAGTCCAACATTGATTCCGTTGATGCAGCATTTTGTTGTTGGCCGGCGAAATCAAAATTCTTCCTTATCTCCGATAGGGTATTTGAGCC
Protein-coding regions in this window:
- the LOC113713566 gene encoding uncharacterized protein; this encodes MAAVGASDNINISEITANMKAEGVQSPEMEAIVKALSDDTIWKTIEGFKGKDMSTQEKMINNMMASGGLAQLGIPVPEPVNPDDPHVITIAKFAVEKQNENAGTSLVFIQVNGGLQWKIVIGTLYILFLTTQDSKGTYTDHAVVFETFLGQKYLFWYKH